A genomic segment from Chitinophaga niabensis encodes:
- a CDS encoding glycoside hydrolase family 127 protein — translation MKKILICLLLSAGDAMAQRDYPIQPVAFTQVKVNDNFWAPKIKVNADVTIPYTLAQCRKTGRVDNFLRAAGKLPGDKLTEFTFDDTDVYKVIEGASYSLQVQKNPELEMYLDTLISYIAIAQEPDGYLYTFRTVKAAKPHDWIGAQRWEKEEDLSHELYNSGHLFEAAVAHFQATGKRTMLNIAIKNADLLVRDFGFGKTERFPGHQIVETGLTKLYRVTGHQQYLDLAKFFLDVRGPGKKYSQEYNQAHKRVTDQHEAVGHAVRAAYMYTGMADVAALTGDEDYLHAIDDIWHDVVERKMYITGGIGATGAGEAFGKAYQLPNMSAYAETCAAIANVYWNSRMFLLHGDAKYVDVLERTLYNGLLSGVSLSGDRFFYPNPLASMSQHQRSAWFSCACCISNMTRFLPSMPGYIYAQDKNNLYVNLFAGNTASIQLPVTKVTLTQQTNYPWEGKNEITVNPAKPAAFTLRIRIPGWAQDHPVPGDLYRVQDPVFKKIPLLLNGEPYSYKTEKGYAVIDRTWKKGDKITIELPMKAEKILANEQVKDDQYRFALERGPLMYCIEGPDNLDSSVQNIVVDRHAAVSAVFKPLLLNGVTILEMKGASTKRQLNSDELVHSTQTVTAIPYYAWANRGPADMTVWIPYEASAAKPKPAPTIASKAKVSASLGNQRMFKALNDQYEPADAKDNNAPYLHWWPKKNSLEWVQYDFDSPQTISSASVYWYDDGPWGGCRIPLSWKLYYKKGEEWVAVKHTSPYTITKDKYDTVHFEPLTTTALKMEIQQPVEYSAGLHEWSVK, via the coding sequence ATGAAGAAGATCCTGATCTGTTTGCTGCTCAGTGCCGGTGATGCCATGGCACAGAGAGATTACCCTATTCAGCCTGTTGCATTTACACAGGTGAAAGTGAACGATAATTTCTGGGCACCCAAAATAAAAGTGAATGCGGATGTTACCATTCCCTACACTTTAGCGCAATGCCGTAAAACCGGCAGAGTAGATAATTTCCTGCGTGCTGCAGGAAAACTGCCCGGCGATAAACTAACGGAATTCACCTTTGATGATACGGATGTGTATAAAGTAATTGAAGGTGCTTCTTACAGCCTGCAGGTACAAAAGAACCCGGAGCTGGAAATGTATTTGGACACGTTGATCTCTTATATTGCGATCGCACAGGAACCGGATGGGTATCTCTATACTTTCCGTACCGTGAAAGCCGCCAAGCCACATGATTGGATAGGTGCACAGCGATGGGAGAAAGAAGAAGACCTGAGCCATGAACTCTACAATTCCGGTCACCTGTTTGAAGCGGCTGTGGCACATTTCCAGGCTACAGGCAAAAGAACGATGCTCAACATTGCTATTAAAAATGCAGACCTGCTGGTGCGTGATTTCGGCTTTGGTAAAACAGAAAGGTTCCCCGGCCACCAGATCGTGGAAACCGGCTTAACTAAACTATACCGCGTAACAGGTCATCAACAATACCTGGACCTCGCCAAATTCTTCCTGGATGTACGGGGCCCAGGAAAAAAATATAGCCAGGAATACAACCAGGCACATAAAAGAGTGACCGATCAGCACGAAGCCGTAGGGCATGCTGTACGCGCTGCTTATATGTATACCGGCATGGCAGATGTAGCAGCACTTACCGGCGACGAAGATTATCTGCATGCCATCGATGATATCTGGCATGATGTAGTGGAAAGGAAAATGTATATCACCGGCGGCATTGGAGCAACAGGTGCAGGCGAAGCATTCGGTAAAGCCTACCAGCTGCCTAATATGAGCGCCTATGCAGAAACCTGCGCAGCTATTGCCAATGTATACTGGAACAGCCGTATGTTCCTGCTGCACGGAGATGCGAAGTACGTAGATGTACTGGAACGTACCTTATACAATGGTTTGCTTTCAGGTGTATCCTTAAGCGGCGACCGTTTCTTTTATCCCAATCCACTGGCTTCTATGAGCCAGCATCAGCGCAGTGCCTGGTTCAGCTGCGCCTGCTGCATTTCCAATATGACGCGCTTTCTGCCTTCCATGCCGGGTTATATCTACGCACAGGATAAGAACAACCTGTACGTGAACCTGTTTGCAGGCAACACAGCCAGCATTCAATTACCTGTAACGAAAGTAACACTCACACAACAAACCAATTATCCCTGGGAGGGAAAGAATGAGATCACTGTTAATCCCGCAAAGCCAGCCGCTTTTACCCTGCGCATCCGTATACCGGGCTGGGCGCAGGACCATCCGGTACCTGGTGATCTCTATCGTGTACAGGACCCCGTGTTCAAAAAAATACCGCTTCTTTTGAATGGTGAACCATATAGTTATAAAACAGAAAAAGGATACGCTGTAATCGATCGTACCTGGAAAAAGGGAGATAAGATCACGATAGAGTTACCCATGAAAGCAGAGAAGATCTTAGCCAACGAACAGGTGAAGGATGATCAATACCGTTTTGCACTGGAACGTGGCCCGCTCATGTATTGTATTGAAGGCCCGGATAACCTGGATAGCAGCGTGCAGAACATTGTAGTAGATCGGCACGCAGCTGTTAGCGCAGTTTTTAAACCCCTATTGCTGAATGGCGTAACCATACTGGAAATGAAAGGCGCATCCACAAAACGGCAACTGAACAGTGATGAACTGGTCCATAGCACGCAAACCGTTACCGCCATTCCATATTATGCATGGGCCAACCGTGGCCCGGCAGATATGACTGTATGGATCCCATATGAAGCCTCAGCAGCCAAACCCAAACCTGCACCTACCATTGCCTCCAAAGCAAAGGTGAGTGCTTCCCTTGGTAACCAGCGCATGTTCAAAGCCCTGAATGATCAGTATGAACCTGCGGACGCAAAAGATAACAATGCACCTTACCTGCATTGGTGGCCAAAGAAGAATTCACTGGAATGGGTACAATACGATTTTGATTCCCCGCAAACCATCTCTTCCGCCAGCGTATATTGGTACGATGATGGCCCATGGGGCGGATGCCGCATTCCGCTTTCCTGGAAACTGTATTACAAAAAAGGAGAGGAGTGGGTAGCAGTGAAACATACCAGTCCATATACCATCACAAAAGACAAATACGATACCGTTCATTTTGAGCCCCTGACCACCACCGCGCTGAAAATGGAAATACAGCAGCCTGTGGAATATTCTGCGGGCCTGCATGAATGGAGCGTGAAATAA
- a CDS encoding TlpA family protein disulfide reductase codes for MKKYGMLILAVCSITQCLAQSILTGKINGVAGKETELNISRDVWYQKDNSVFSEIKPDGSFSFTVPGTDPLFVTLHYNKQQQQLLLSPGRPLHVTFEDADLPGTIQFSGKGAAENMLVHATFPARPFFMQPFSAENPYGKLDQYSLMNILLPNILDTVDHLSLNVTKAKLPAVVKASLHTQIKYYYALNMEEFSIILQSYAKNPAYQAWKDTVIKLTGMPSIIDLNRSPAANYFLDAYAKYKMMEMGQVYRKDKAQGAKMLEAAAGLPFDSLMQLAGEYGDEIITLLATGKILPPAQHERLLANRVIYYSNEKETMMARKVMTELTKYFAGSKEEKNASQRMAKLESMLASGKQNEHIAIRTGISTLEQMLAPYKGKLVYLDIWGTWCGPCKAEMRYAPKLKEQMKGKDVVFLYLSNDRDQADKKWREYIQVNNITGEHVRLTGEAIETIWQTLLPGEGTRYYPTFFIFDRVGKVLIKKAKRPSDEDALYTQLLGAL; via the coding sequence ATGAAAAAGTATGGCATGCTCATCCTTGCCGTTTGCAGCATCACCCAATGCCTGGCACAATCTATCCTTACGGGAAAGATCAATGGCGTGGCCGGGAAAGAAACTGAACTGAATATCTCCCGGGATGTATGGTATCAAAAGGATAATTCTGTTTTCAGCGAAATAAAGCCGGATGGCAGTTTCTCTTTTACCGTTCCCGGAACGGACCCATTATTTGTTACTTTACATTACAACAAACAGCAGCAACAATTATTACTGAGCCCGGGCAGGCCATTGCATGTAACCTTTGAAGATGCAGACCTGCCCGGCACGATTCAGTTCAGCGGTAAAGGGGCTGCGGAAAACATGCTGGTGCATGCCACATTCCCGGCACGCCCATTCTTTATGCAACCCTTCTCTGCGGAGAACCCTTACGGGAAGTTAGACCAGTATTCCCTGATGAATATATTACTGCCTAACATCCTGGATACGGTAGATCACCTCTCCCTGAACGTTACCAAAGCAAAGCTGCCTGCGGTTGTAAAAGCCTCCCTGCATACACAGATCAAATACTATTATGCCCTGAACATGGAAGAGTTCAGCATCATCTTGCAAAGCTATGCAAAGAACCCTGCGTACCAGGCCTGGAAGGACACTGTGATAAAACTCACCGGCATGCCTTCCATCATTGACCTTAACAGAAGCCCTGCCGCCAATTATTTCCTCGATGCCTACGCCAAATACAAAATGATGGAGATGGGACAGGTGTACAGGAAAGATAAGGCACAGGGGGCTAAAATGCTGGAAGCAGCAGCGGGCCTGCCCTTTGATTCACTCATGCAGCTGGCAGGAGAATATGGCGATGAGATCATTACCCTCCTGGCCACCGGAAAGATCTTACCTCCGGCGCAACATGAAAGACTGCTGGCTAACAGGGTGATCTATTACAGCAACGAAAAGGAAACCATGATGGCCCGCAAGGTGATGACGGAACTCACAAAATACTTTGCAGGCAGTAAGGAAGAAAAAAACGCCAGCCAAAGGATGGCCAAACTGGAAAGTATGCTGGCAAGCGGCAAACAGAATGAGCATATAGCGATCCGCACCGGCATTAGTACCCTGGAACAAATGCTGGCGCCCTATAAAGGCAAACTCGTTTACCTGGACATCTGGGGAACCTGGTGCGGACCCTGCAAAGCAGAAATGCGTTATGCGCCTAAGCTGAAAGAGCAGATGAAAGGAAAAGATGTGGTATTCCTCTACCTCAGTAACGACAGGGACCAGGCTGATAAAAAGTGGCGGGAATACATACAGGTGAATAATATCACGGGAGAACATGTGCGGCTCACCGGGGAAGCCATTGAAACCATCTGGCAAACCCTGCTGCCGGGCGAAGGAACCAGGTACTACCCTACTTTTTTCATCTTTGACCGGGTGGGTAAAGTGTTGATCAAAAAAGCAAAACGGCCCAGTGATGAGGACGCATTGTATACCCAGCTGCTGGGGGCCTTATAA
- a CDS encoding AraC family transcriptional regulator yields the protein MKVLQFTIPVARDKAIITQSDLLPEFYPWLHRHEEIQLTRVIRGSGTLVVENNMYPFQEGDIFWIGSNQPHVFKGDGNTSPVQALTLFFNPQGMLGAVFELQELKKIKAFLQKSDAGFKVPEDQKEDIFLRMLQIDQTSCAKQLIHFMDLLHTFQSMNDLPSLISGTRLIAVNEQEGIRISYIYDYIMQHYDADITLEDIAQHANMSAQAFCRYFKKHTRLTFISFLNEVRVSEACKKLADGNFDSISTVAYQCGFNSIANFNRVFKSIAGKSPRDYIREFGQIEEKQDIY from the coding sequence ATGAAAGTCCTACAGTTTACCATTCCTGTTGCGCGCGACAAAGCCATTATCACGCAAAGCGATCTTCTCCCTGAATTCTATCCCTGGCTGCACCGGCATGAAGAGATCCAGCTCACGCGGGTGATCCGTGGCAGCGGTACATTAGTAGTAGAAAATAATATGTACCCTTTCCAGGAAGGAGATATCTTCTGGATAGGCAGTAATCAGCCACATGTATTTAAAGGAGATGGAAACACTTCACCCGTGCAGGCCTTAACGCTCTTCTTTAATCCACAGGGTATGCTCGGCGCTGTATTTGAATTACAGGAGCTGAAGAAGATAAAAGCCTTCCTGCAGAAATCAGATGCCGGCTTTAAAGTACCGGAAGATCAAAAGGAAGATATCTTTCTGCGCATGCTGCAGATAGATCAAACCAGCTGTGCCAAACAACTTATTCATTTCATGGACCTGCTGCATACTTTTCAAAGCATGAACGACCTGCCTTCGCTTATTTCCGGCACACGTTTAATAGCCGTGAACGAACAGGAAGGGATCAGGATCAGTTATATCTATGATTACATCATGCAGCATTACGATGCGGATATCACACTGGAAGATATCGCGCAGCACGCGAATATGTCTGCCCAGGCATTCTGCCGTTATTTCAAAAAACATACGCGGCTTACGTTCATCTCTTTTCTGAATGAAGTACGGGTAAGTGAAGCCTGTAAAAAACTGGCCGATGGTAATTTCGACAGTATCTCTACGGTAGCTTATCAATGCGGGTTTAACAGTATTGCCAATTTTAACCGGGTATTTAAATCCATAGCAGGCAAATCTCCCCGTGATTATATCCGGGAATTCGGGCAGATAGAAGAAAAGCAGGATATTTATTAA
- a CDS encoding glucuronyl esterase domain-containing protein, giving the protein MKKILFFSLVTLSLRLSAQEVFNYDELKVGNLPLPAVLTPAVKNAADWQRNRRPEILRLFTTQMYGVFPGKPPHMHTQVQLVDSNALGGKAISKQVRLFLAAGDQAPFMDILLFLPKESKKPVPVFIGCNFLGNHTVSGENNILVKKVAHPVALGFQERRWEVARLIENGYALATYHYGDLEADSTDGWKTGIRTTLQQELKTAPDAWAALSVWGWGLSRLLDYLETEKAVDAKRVIATGHSRLGKAALWAVANDPRFAAVISNNSGEGGAALSTRWYGETIERINTRFPYWFTDAYKQYNKKPETLPFDQHMLLALIAPRPLYVASATEDLWTDPKGEFLAARAAGPVYALFKYEGVGVSEMPAPDHPVGKRIRYHVRTGKHDILWYDWEQYIKFANEELP; this is encoded by the coding sequence ATGAAGAAGATCCTTTTCTTTTCCCTGGTAACCCTATCCCTGCGCCTGAGCGCCCAGGAGGTTTTTAATTATGACGAATTAAAAGTGGGTAATCTTCCCCTGCCTGCTGTACTAACGCCTGCCGTGAAAAACGCAGCGGACTGGCAACGCAACCGCAGACCGGAGATCCTTCGGCTTTTCACAACCCAGATGTACGGTGTATTTCCGGGTAAACCTCCTCATATGCATACACAGGTACAGCTGGTAGACAGTAATGCGCTGGGTGGCAAGGCCATCTCCAAACAGGTAAGGCTGTTCCTGGCTGCCGGAGACCAGGCACCTTTTATGGATATCCTCCTCTTTCTGCCTAAAGAAAGCAAAAAGCCGGTGCCGGTATTCATTGGCTGTAATTTCCTGGGCAATCATACGGTTTCGGGAGAAAACAATATCCTGGTTAAAAAAGTAGCACATCCCGTTGCGTTAGGTTTCCAGGAAAGGCGCTGGGAAGTGGCCAGGCTGATCGAAAACGGTTATGCGCTGGCTACCTATCATTATGGCGACCTGGAGGCGGATAGTACAGACGGATGGAAAACAGGCATCCGCACTACTTTACAACAGGAGCTGAAAACAGCCCCTGATGCATGGGCTGCCCTCAGTGTATGGGGATGGGGCCTGAGCCGGCTGCTGGACTACCTGGAAACAGAAAAAGCCGTAGATGCTAAAAGAGTGATTGCAACAGGACATAGCCGTTTAGGTAAAGCTGCTTTGTGGGCCGTAGCGAATGATCCCCGTTTTGCGGCCGTGATCTCCAACAACTCCGGAGAAGGTGGGGCTGCTTTAAGCACCCGCTGGTACGGGGAAACCATTGAACGCATCAATACCCGCTTCCCATACTGGTTCACCGATGCCTATAAGCAATACAATAAAAAACCCGAAACCTTACCTTTTGACCAGCATATGCTGCTGGCTCTGATCGCACCACGCCCTTTATATGTAGCCAGCGCAACGGAAGACCTCTGGACTGATCCCAAAGGTGAATTCCTGGCTGCCCGGGCTGCCGGGCCTGTTTATGCCTTATTTAAATATGAAGGTGTAGGCGTATCCGAAATGCCTGCGCCAGACCATCCGGTAGGAAAACGTATCCGCTATCATGTGCGTACCGGCAAACATGATATACTCTGGTACGATTGGGAGCAATACATAAAGTTTGCGAACGAGGAACTACCTTAA
- a CDS encoding RagB/SusD family nutrient uptake outer membrane protein — MKKTKLLLLATCAGITMMAGCAKLDENVLDESSVTGLTDKQIAEGAIAPVYARLPDIWLHTNYFALQEISTDEAILPYRGGTDWGDNGIYLQLHKHENVSSDVNVRNTWNNITQAQSRAVSAIEVLATNKDASAALFLAEARGMKAYYSMLTLDLFGVVFKKEDPKVTSTVLRGNDAVEYIKSELLAIEPVLDNTTGPGRITKAAVWGLLARLHLNAAVYRDRYAATFDFKKEDMDKVVEYCDKIIATPQFVLSPSYFALFDDANHTNKELIFAVDQRADLNGHNRMAYFSLSGDQFPIPAYTGANGTDGPGITSDFYRSWVNAYTPIDPAAADPRFYKQNLGIYTNPGDSCVDAAAFNINRGILRGQQYGLIRKNGVFLKCTSGKMLVGKLFYDTRSKPTKPVEFTEQCDFTVAGSDYNTGFRVSKYEFSKTSVSGRNFGEHDIVILRLADIYLMRAEAKLRRGDAAATALTDVNTVRASRTASTPAPALTSITLDLLFRERGFEFYWESQRRTDMVRFGKYEGTWTEKTSTDKQKRIFPIPLTAIDAASNLPGYLVQNPGY; from the coding sequence ATGAAAAAGACGAAATTATTGCTGCTGGCCACTTGTGCAGGTATTACAATGATGGCTGGTTGTGCAAAACTGGATGAGAACGTTCTGGATGAATCGTCCGTAACAGGACTTACCGATAAACAAATTGCAGAGGGCGCTATTGCCCCTGTTTATGCAAGGCTCCCGGATATCTGGTTGCATACTAACTATTTTGCCCTGCAGGAGATCTCTACAGATGAGGCGATCCTGCCTTACCGTGGTGGTACAGACTGGGGTGATAACGGTATCTACCTGCAACTGCACAAACATGAAAACGTGAGTTCTGATGTGAACGTGCGGAATACCTGGAACAATATCACGCAGGCACAATCAAGGGCGGTATCTGCTATTGAAGTACTGGCCACTAACAAAGATGCGAGTGCCGCTTTGTTCCTGGCAGAAGCAAGAGGTATGAAAGCTTACTACTCCATGCTTACACTGGACCTTTTTGGTGTGGTATTTAAGAAAGAAGATCCCAAGGTAACCTCTACTGTTTTAAGAGGCAACGACGCTGTAGAGTACATCAAATCTGAGCTGCTGGCCATTGAGCCTGTACTGGATAACACTACAGGTCCCGGCCGTATCACCAAAGCCGCCGTTTGGGGTTTGCTGGCACGCCTTCACCTGAATGCCGCCGTTTACCGCGATCGTTATGCTGCTACTTTCGACTTCAAAAAAGAAGACATGGATAAAGTAGTGGAGTACTGCGATAAGATCATTGCTACACCACAATTCGTTTTATCTCCCAGCTACTTTGCGCTGTTTGATGATGCGAACCACACTAACAAAGAGCTGATCTTTGCAGTGGACCAGCGTGCAGACCTGAATGGTCATAACCGTATGGCTTACTTCTCCCTCTCCGGCGATCAGTTCCCGATCCCTGCTTATACCGGTGCAAACGGTACAGACGGGCCTGGTATCACTTCTGATTTCTACCGTAGCTGGGTGAATGCCTATACACCTATCGACCCTGCTGCTGCCGATCCCCGCTTTTACAAACAGAACCTGGGTATTTATACCAATCCCGGGGACTCCTGCGTAGATGCAGCTGCTTTCAATATCAATCGTGGTATTTTAAGAGGCCAGCAATATGGCCTGATCCGTAAGAACGGTGTATTCCTGAAATGCACCAGTGGCAAAATGTTAGTAGGTAAATTATTCTACGATACCCGCAGCAAACCCACCAAACCAGTTGAGTTCACTGAGCAGTGCGACTTCACCGTTGCCGGTAGTGATTACAACACCGGTTTCAGGGTTTCTAAATATGAGTTCAGCAAAACCTCTGTGAGCGGAAGGAACTTCGGAGAGCATGATATCGTTATCCTGCGCCTCGCGGACATTTACCTGATGCGTGCAGAAGCTAAACTGAGAAGAGGTGATGCTGCTGCTACTGCGCTTACAGATGTGAACACCGTAAGGGCTTCCAGAACAGCTTCTACACCAGCTCCTGCCTTAACTTCCATTACACTGGACCTGTTGTTCCGTGAAAGAGGTTTCGAATTCTACTGGGAAAGCCAGCGCCGTACAGACATGGTACGCTTTGGTAAATACGAAGGCACCTGGACGGAAAAGACCAGCACCGATAAGCAAAAGAGGATCTTCCCGATTCCTTTAACGGCGATAGATGCTGCTTCGAACCTTCCCGGATACCTGGTACAGAATCCCGGTTACTAA